A window of Punica granatum isolate Tunisia-2019 chromosome 8, ASM765513v2, whole genome shotgun sequence genomic DNA:
TAATATGACCGAAAAAGATGTAGTTGCATGGGGTTCGATGATATCAGGGCTATGCCAAAACATGAAATATAAGGAGGCTTTTGAGTTGTTCAAAGCAATGGAAACTGATGGATTGAAACCTGACTCTGATATCATGGTAAGTATCATAAATTCTTGTCCGGGTCTGGAGGATGTCCATTTGGGTTGTGGGGTTCACGGATTAATAATTAAGAGTGGACACGAGTTGGACATTTTTGTGGCGACTTCCCTCATAGATATGTATTCAAAATTTAGTTTAACAGAAATGGCTGCACAAATATTTTCTGGAATGCCGTTCAAGAACCTAGTGGGTTGGAACTCTTTGATGTCTTGCTATTGCAGGAATGAACTGCCAGAGACCTCCATTACTATTTTCTCCCATATTATGGAGCAAAAACTAAAGCCTGACAACGTTTCCGTTACAACTGTGCTCAGTGCTGTTTCTTCATTGGCATCACTGCTCAAAGGAAAGGCTGTCCATGGGTATCTAATAAGGCTGGGAAACCCACTGGACCTTCAAGTTAGGAATGCTCTGATTGATATGTACATGAAGTGTGGGTGCTTAAAGTATTCTCAGAACATCTTTCAAAACATGATACAGAGGAACTTAGTGACGTGGAACTCAATGATCATTGGATGCGGGTATCATGGTCATTGCTGCAAAGCCCTGATGCTGTTTGATGAGATGAGAAGATTGGGAGTAATTCCTGATAGGGTTTCATTTGTGTCTTTGATTTCATCTTGCAGGCATTCGGGTCTTGTCAAGGAAGGCCTGAGAATATTCGATTCTATGAGATTGGAGTATGGGATTGAGCCAAGGACGGAGGACTATGTAAGCGTGGTTGATCTCTTGGGCCGTGCAGGCCAGTTAGAAGATGCTTATAGGTTCATCCAATCAATGCCCGATGCGCCAGATAGGAGTGTTTGGCTTTGTTTGTTATCATTCTGTCGGGTTCACAGTAATGTTCAACTCGGAGAGATTGCTGCTTCAAAGTTACTTGAAAGTGAAACGGCTGAAGGAAGCAATTTTGTTCCATTGCTGAATCTCTACGGTGGGGCCGAGCTGTGGGACCGGGCAGCAAACTTGAGggcatccatgaaggagaaggGGTTGAAGAAAAATCCTGGTTGCAGTTGGATTGAATTGAAGGATAGGGTGGAAGTTTTCTACTCGGGGGATCCGTCCTCTCCAAAGGGGGTCGATGTTTATGAGGTGTTGGTTCAACTGAGTCGAAACATGGAAAAGAGGGCTGTGGATCACAGAAACATTGCAGCCTTTTAACAACCTTGGAGAAGGTCATTTGAGCAGGATTTCCTATCAGTCACGAACTGAAAGAGGTCCCGTTCAGAGGTCCTGGTGTAGTCGATCTGGGACAGAGCTGCTTGAATTTGAATCATATAGTCGATCTGGGAAGCTGGTATCAGAAATCCAGTTCTACAGGTTGACAGATGTGGCACCAATTTGAGTTGGTATTAAAGAGAGTGATTTACAGTACATAAAATCAATAGAATGAGAAAATTGCAGCTATATTGATAAAGCTTATTGAGCTTCGTCTATGATATAAACAAGAAGGCTCCTCTACTGAGGAGGTTCCCATCAACTGCCTAAAGTCCCTGACAACTTCTAAAACTAACAGTACCCTCTGCCCAATATGTAAGATCATGCTCGTACTCCATCAACAAAAGACGGTTTGAGGCAGCACTCAGCAATTTATTCTAAACTCTCCTTTGTTGTTTAGCTCTTTCTGTTGCCTTAAAAGTCGATCTTGTACACATTGTTGAGGTTACTGAACATTTAGGGGGAATACTCCGACTCAATAAGATAAGGGTAGCTCTGATTTTCATGCTCTCTTGTCCTCCACCATGCCTTCTCCAAGCCCAAACACATGATGCTCTGGCACAATTGAAGGCtttctttccttcctttctAGCTTTGTGTTCAAGTCGGTTCCCATCTTGATTCCGCTGCTCGTGACCAAGACGCTCTCCTCTTCTAGATCATCTCCTGTCTCATACGCGTATCTGCAAGATATCCAAATCAGAACAAGTCCAGTTGATACTCGCTTTGAACAAAAAGCCTGTTATAACATTGAAGTTGTTCTGCTATAGCTCTAACAACTCTTAGAGCAAAATCAATGTCCAGCATCTAACAGGGAAATGACAGTCTATCACGAATGTAGTGACTGTGAGTTCTGGAATATACCGAGTCGGGTTGGATGAAGGAGCCCAAAGAATGCATACAACCACCAATAGTAAATACGCGAGCAAAACCCAAAACGCTGGGATAGTCCAAGCGCTTCTCCATAGTTCACCCAAGGGATCATTCGCATTATAGTACAACTGAAAAAAAAGCCAGGAGGAGAAAAGCACCGTATCGCTTAGCTACTACAAAGATCCAACAGTAACAATAGAAGATTGGATGAGAACATGTTCCAAAAATTGATCACTCGATATCAAAATGTTGAATTGATATATTGAATGGAGCTAGCATTCTAAAGacaaagaaagagaattaGCTGTCTCTCTTAAAATCCATGAATAGTCAAGGATAGAATGTTCAAGCATGTCAAAATTACCTATTCGagcagaagaaaaaaaaattgcataaaagagaAGTGACTAACCTCATAACCAATCCATGCAATGGAGATAAGTACAGAAACTGCAAGGCAATTGGTAAACTTCCGATAGAGTTCCAACTTCGCCATACTTCTCCGTATCTGTTACAAGGAACAGGCACACACCACGTTACAATGTCAGATATGTAGTgaagtaataataatttcttcgCCTTGAATAACGTAATCGGGAACACAATGTTATGGGATGATAGCTCTGCCGATGAAATTGCAGTGCTCCGGTATAATATCCATTATTTCCTTGCACGACCTTTTTGACTGATTGCTAATAGGTCGAGTATAGCGCACAGCTGAGAGGTTCGAATTACCTGAAGCTTCTCCAGAGTTTTAGATAGCGAGGAAAAGATCCAAAGAATAAAGCAGGTGTCCAAGAGAGCAACTGGTAACACAAGGAACAGCCTCGCTTTTCCTGAGAAGTCGTTCACATTACCCAGATGTTCGAAAAGCTCAAGAGCTTCCGAAGCTACAAAGTATATAGCCCCAAGAAGAAGAATTCTTAGGGTCATACTGCCAAGGGTCGGCCTCACAACACCATATCCCATTGAAACCGCTAAGATGAGGAGACGAGAAACAGTCTTTTTGACAGCAGTGAAGGTCACCGACCAAATGGTGATCCCAATAGGGCGGGTCCCAGTGGAATTGAAATTTGCAAACTCGTAATACCAGAGGGCCATCTCACACATTCCTAGGGCGATCACAGCAGTAATGTGGAAGTGAAGTTGTATCACATCCTTCAAGTGCTTCACGAACTTAATAAACCAGAATAGGCCGAGTACTAAGTAAAATAAAGACATGAAGCCAAAGAAGGTCATCAGTGGGGCCATCTTCCCTGGCAAATAGCCTTCTGGGTTTCTCCATACAGTAGTTCCACTGACCAAAAGGCCCTTAAGCTCGGGATCACAGAACATGAAGTAAAGATAGTACATTCCTGTCCTGTTGATCTCCACTGTGCGAAGATCCATTTTGGCCTCATTGTTCTGTCCTTCGAAGAATGTTTGGATCCGTTTTGGCCCATTGGGCTCATCTGGGTTATCCTGAATGATCACCTCACCCAACTTGCAGGTTCCTTCTTTGGAAAGATTAGAATTGCAGCATATCACATTTGAGTTCATATAAGCACCTCCAATCTTTTGCCGGTCTCGAACATCGACTATTATGGCCTCGACTAACCCAGTTCTTTGCTGCATCTCATTCTTATTTGCAGCTGATTCTTTGGTTCTTCGGAAGGTGATAGACTCAAACCTGCATAAATGTCATGAAATTTTCTAACTGCCTTTAAAATTTCTCCATATAGACAACATTCATCGATCTTCATATATCTAAGCATATGTAAGAGAGCATAAAAGAGCAATGTAACAAATAATGTGACATTATTAATAGGCGTCCAGAAATGTGATTATATGCTCTAtgaaacttgtattttgagctGTTCTTTGCATAGAAAAACTCCAAATCCTCTCTCAACGATGAAAGGAAAACTTAAAATGCGATAAGCTTCACTCTTTGTGAGCAAATAGAAGAAACCCCGTAATTCGACATGTAttaatctcttcttcatcttcttcagcGACGACATTTGCAGCCCTACAcaacatctctctctctctctatatatatatatatttctttttcacaAAATTGAAGGAAACCAACCCAGATGTTCACCACATATTAGTTACATTCATGAGGTTTGATCCCACTTTAAGCCTGCATTAATGCTACTCACTTATACCTCGAAAAGTAGAAGCTTTAGCTCAAATCTCAACCCAGAAATAAATTCCTTAGGCCTACCGCCAACACGTGAGCTCATTATTGTTCTAAATATTCTTCCTATGCTCTGATAGAAACTGATTAGCAGACTTCAGCATTCATGCATCAATCTGTCCCAAGTGAAGAACTGTCAGATCACAGCGCAAGAATCTCATCGgataaactaaaaaaatacgATGCAGCAGCATTACCGGACAAACGGCAGGGCAGAGCAGCAACCAGGAAAGCAAAGTCAAGAAGGGACGAAATTTTCTCGAGCAACTAGCGGATCACGATAATGAGGAAGCAAGCACCTGATGAAGGATTTCCCGTTGATGGGGTTGTCGTCGGAGGTGAGATTAGCAGTTGCATCGGAATGATGGACCTTGGAGGCGAAGAGGCCCTCGCTGCCGCcatggaagaagaaggaattgGAGCGGTGAGCGAAGGTCTCGTTCTGGTACTGGTGGATCGAGCCGCGAACTCGGCCGGAGCTCCCGAACAGCAGCAATGCGAGGAGCAGCgccgtcaatggcgagataaaGATGGAGTCTTTGCAACGTATCGGATCAGGGAAGGTAGATTTGCAGTTCTTGTCGGGCATCTCGGTGTTTTTTTCTGCGATGATGAGAGCTGTGTTTGTGAAGAAAGCCGAAAGGTAAAGAAGGCAAACGGTACAGAGACAGTGGAGAAGTGTTCAGAACAAAAGACCGTGAAAATGAAACCATTAGATTCACCCTGTCGgattcccaaaaaaaatataaaaaaaaataaacacagagagagagagagagagaaagacaaATTTCTGATTTTCACATAttaggattttatttttccatgatcaagtaatttttttttttacaaataaaaaaactggTTTTCATTAGCAAGTCATTGTTTTCCCGACGAGGACCAAAAGGCATGCTGACAATAATACTCACTCGAAAAGTGCTTTCCGGAGGAATTCAGACTCCTACATTGTCCACATGGAGAGTAGTTTACCGATTGCAAATTGTTTACATATGAAACTTGCTCATATAGagaaggttttttttttcttttttaatatacaAAATGGATTTGAAATGGCTCGGGTGATTCATTTCGAGAGATTGATTTAATTTGTACCTACAAAGATGAAGGTCTTGTCTTGGAGAAAATCTTATATGTAACAAGTATATCACGTGACAATATCGTAagtcaataaaaaattttaaataccTATTACTTTTAGAAGTATCACAAAAAATAGtattgacaaaaataaaattttttgtacCATACGATATCATGTGATATATCTACTATACACGATACATTCTTGTTGTCATAATTGTTTTAGTTTAATAGTATTATTGTTCATTTGTTTCATCAATACCTTAATTTCCAGAATGTATCATTTTAcccttttcttttagttttaggaaataattttttttcccccctgaCATTTTAATATGCTTTGACTAAACCTTAGGATATGCAAACTCAGATCCAGCTGAGCAGCATAGATTAAACTACGACCTTAATCTTTGCGATTCTTGGAAGATGACAAACTGAAGATCATCCTTCATGGCAACATCGTTGTTTTGACTTTGATTTATTATCGTAtgatatttacatatattttatacTTTGATCCTCAACTTGACAATAAAATACAGATCCTGTAAACGGATGCCTAGACCAGGCGGGATCGTAAAGTCCCTCCAAAGTCCAAAACCCACAGCTCGAATTGCTGACCCGCCGGGTCGTAACATGCGTAACATTCCCCACGAGGCAAGCCCGATTCTGTCGGAACCCATTGAATGGATCATCGTGAAATGGTGATCGTTTGCAGACACAGTGACGGAATGCAGTAAACTGTGCCGAAGAGAATCACTTGCACAGAGACTTTGAAATTAAATGACCCAAACTTGTCATTCCATAGTACTTTCAGTCGGATTACAACAAGGAACAATCAAGAACCATGCCTGGAATTTGCTAGTTCTGTTCAAGTACCTCACTTTTCGCTAGTCacgaaaatgtgaaaaagaaTAACAATCGGTAAAGAGAGGAAACGATTGGCATTAGACATTCGAGGCTATTTGTTGTGGGTATTGGAACTCCCCAATACAAGTCATTGCAAATCGAGTATCGATCCATTGCACTCCTGATGTTGAAACTTTAATCACCTCTAGACCAAAAAAATGTACAGACTCCACGGTCTTCCCTTCGTTTCTGTGAGCTCATATCTCgtcttttcttctattttctaCATCCCAGAAGAAGTTCGGTTTATTCTTtgagcacccaatttcggggCTGTGGGCTTTGCACGGCCGCGGCCAGCTGATAAGGGCTTCACCGAGGTGGTGGGAGCTGGAGCAGCTATGGCGGCCCAGGGATCATCTGCATCTACGGAGGAGGAAGCTGCTGGTTTTACATTCAAGGGCTTGGAAGAGCTTCTCGGGACTGGTGCTGCTATGGCACCCCACagatcatcatcttctttggcCGCCTTCAATGGAGTTTTTGGCTTCAAGCTCGTGACTGAGGTCAGCCAAATCACTCGATCAATCAACAAAAACATGGAATCTCATCTCCATCATATAAAAGTAGGGGGCAAATGTATAGCAGGCAATTCCAATGAAGAAAACCACATTACCAGCTGGTTTAGGCTGTGAGGCGGGTTTTGAAACTGAAACTGGCCGTTTCTGAGCAGCTTGAATGTTTGCAAGAGCCGGAGATGGCTTTGGCTcttcgaggggctcgatatcATCCCAACCGTCCTTGTCAGTCTCATGGTCATCATGAATTCCATTCTCAATCTCACCCCAGCCATCTGTTGATGTTGGTGACACAGGAACTGGCGGCTCAGATAAATCATTGCTGGA
This region includes:
- the LOC116187615 gene encoding transmembrane protein 87B-like, with the protein product MPDKNCKSTFPDPIRCKDSIFISPLTALLLALLLFGSSGRVRGSIHQYQNETFAHRSNSFFFHGGSEGLFASKVHHSDATANLTSDDNPINGKSFIRFESITFRRTKESAANKNEMQQRTGLVEAIIVDVRDRQKIGGAYMNSNVICCNSNLSKEGTCKLGEVIIQDNPDEPNGPKRIQTFFEGQNNEAKMDLRTVEINRTGMYYLYFMFCDPELKGLLVSGTTVWRNPEGYLPGKMAPLMTFFGFMSLFYLVLGLFWFIKFVKHLKDVIQLHFHITAVIALGMCEMALWYYEFANFNSTGTRPIGITIWSVTFTAVKKTVSRLLILAVSMGYGVVRPTLGSMTLRILLLGAIYFVASEALELFEHLGNVNDFSGKARLFLVLPVALLDTCFILWIFSSLSKTLEKLQIRRSMAKLELYRKFTNCLAVSVLISIAWIGYELYYNANDPLGELWRSAWTIPAFWVLLAYLLLVVVCILWAPSSNPTRYAYETGDDLEEESVLVTSSGIKMGTDLNTKLERKERKPSIVPEHHVFGLGEGMVEDKRA